A region from the Kribbella shirazensis genome encodes:
- the lpdA gene encoding dihydrolipoyl dehydrogenase has product MASHFDVVVLGAGPGGYVAAIRAAQLGLKTAIIEKKYWGGVCLNVGCIPSKALLRNAELSHIFRTEAKTFGISGEVTFDFPAAVQRSRKVADGRVKGVHFLMKKNNITEFDGWGSFTDANTLDVTLNDGSSETVTFGSCIVATGATTKLLPGTQLSDRVVTYEEQILTEELPGSIVIAGAGAIGVEFAYVLANYGVKVTIVEFLDRMVPLEDPEVSKELARAYKKLGVDVLTSTRVDSIDDSGDKVKVTVTGKDGNQQTIEADKVLQAIGFQPRVDGYGLDKIGVQLTERGAIGIDGFCRTNVPNIFAIGDVTAKLMLAHAAEAMGVIAAETIAGHETMELDYAMIPRATFCQPQIASFGYTEEEARKLGHDVKVAKFPFTANGKAHGLGDATGFVKVISDSKYGELLGAHLIGPEVTELLPELTLAQKWDLTTKELARNVHAHPTLSEALQEAFHGLEGHMINF; this is encoded by the coding sequence ATGGCCTCGCACTTTGACGTTGTTGTCCTCGGCGCCGGTCCCGGCGGGTACGTCGCGGCGATCCGCGCCGCCCAGCTCGGGCTCAAGACCGCCATCATCGAGAAGAAGTACTGGGGCGGTGTCTGCCTGAACGTGGGCTGCATCCCGTCCAAGGCGCTGCTGCGGAACGCGGAGCTGTCGCACATCTTCCGGACGGAGGCGAAGACCTTCGGCATCAGCGGCGAGGTGACCTTCGACTTCCCCGCCGCGGTCCAGCGCAGCCGGAAGGTCGCGGACGGCCGGGTCAAGGGCGTCCACTTCCTGATGAAGAAGAACAACATCACCGAGTTCGACGGCTGGGGCTCGTTCACCGACGCGAACACCCTCGACGTGACGCTGAACGACGGCTCCTCGGAGACGGTCACGTTCGGCTCCTGCATCGTGGCGACCGGCGCGACCACCAAGCTGCTGCCGGGCACCCAGCTGAGCGACCGCGTGGTGACCTACGAGGAGCAGATCCTCACCGAGGAGCTGCCGGGCTCGATCGTGATCGCCGGCGCGGGCGCGATCGGCGTCGAGTTCGCGTACGTCCTGGCGAACTACGGCGTGAAGGTGACGATCGTCGAGTTCCTCGACCGGATGGTGCCGCTGGAGGACCCGGAGGTCTCCAAGGAGCTCGCCCGGGCGTACAAGAAGCTCGGCGTCGACGTGCTGACCTCGACCCGGGTGGACTCGATCGACGACTCCGGCGACAAGGTCAAGGTCACGGTCACCGGCAAGGACGGCAACCAGCAGACCATCGAGGCCGACAAGGTCCTGCAGGCGATCGGCTTCCAGCCGCGCGTGGACGGCTACGGCCTGGACAAGATCGGCGTCCAGCTCACCGAGCGCGGCGCCATCGGCATCGACGGCTTCTGCCGGACGAACGTGCCGAACATCTTCGCGATCGGCGACGTGACCGCGAAGCTGATGCTCGCGCACGCGGCCGAGGCGATGGGCGTGATCGCGGCCGAGACGATCGCCGGGCACGAGACGATGGAGCTCGACTACGCGATGATCCCGCGGGCGACGTTCTGCCAGCCGCAGATCGCCAGCTTCGGGTACACCGAGGAAGAGGCCCGCAAGCTCGGCCACGACGTGAAGGTCGCGAAGTTCCCGTTCACCGCGAACGGCAAGGCCCACGGCCTCGGCGACGCCACCGGCTTCGTGAAGGTGATCAGCGACAGCAAGTACGGCGAGCTGCTCGGCGCGCACCTGATCGGCCCGGAGGTCACCGAGCTCCTGCCCGAGCTCACCCTCGCGCAGAAGTGGGACCTCACCACCAAGGAGCTGGCCCGCAACGTCCACGCTCACCCCACCCTGAGCGAAGCGCTCCAGGAGGCCTTCCACGGCCTCGAAGG
- a CDS encoding peptidoglycan DD-metalloendopeptidase family protein has translation MKLGRRRGLRFAALGTVLAAVAVPAYADPTPSTTTPPPASVTDVNRSLEQLQAEAAAVQADFAKATIAYTNALKQAQAAEAAAKKAEATAATSKGKADEERRRLGVITAQAYQLGIPTVMGTESMLWSLAPIAENLQEIADRQTAITQLGSTQVSQYQRAMAAESESHRLKADATSKRTVANEAAAKAQELSKQVQQKAADASAAMADQTADLDVASALSKQLQQARNQQAFARWQTYLTELAATKVTPPAAAVLKNPSKLPSGLAPLTRRGAAVPGVAAVTVAGRTVRVMSTETIRAVNQAFSLVGKPYGVAATGPDKYGCLGAARVAWQPYTTLPNLVGKVYPDYQAVPTAQVQPGDLLVMGSKSLGLVHIGIALDNGEMIAADESKGSVVVTTVPDNLFAVLRPTLGPPAKPQVAPVATSDAYAFRCGNTATSYDVGSGSWSWPLPDGAYEIGTPFGQSGSMWATGIHTGQDFPAAIGTTVRAVTSGVVRVERPAWAGNLVRIDHGNGLETLYAHLSRVDVTDGQQVKAGQQIGAVGTEGNSTGPHLHFEVRLGGDPVNPMPFLATGSASTGWGGFSNGLIPASKLCAIGSGHMLRCDAAAAYLKLAAAYRGQFGKSLCITDSYRSYGSQVSLYQRKPSLAALPGTSNHGWGVAVDLCGGIDKFNTTQYQWMKSHAPSYGWLHPAWADQGGNREEPWHWEFGNPASV, from the coding sequence ATGAAGCTGGGTAGGCGCCGGGGGCTGCGGTTCGCGGCACTCGGCACAGTGCTGGCGGCGGTTGCCGTGCCGGCGTACGCCGATCCCACGCCCTCCACGACCACGCCGCCGCCGGCGTCCGTCACCGACGTGAACCGTTCGCTCGAGCAGCTCCAGGCGGAGGCTGCCGCCGTCCAGGCCGACTTCGCGAAGGCCACGATCGCCTACACGAACGCGCTCAAGCAGGCCCAGGCGGCGGAGGCGGCCGCGAAGAAGGCGGAAGCCACCGCGGCCACCTCCAAGGGCAAGGCCGACGAGGAGCGCCGGCGGCTCGGTGTGATCACCGCGCAGGCGTACCAGCTCGGCATCCCGACCGTGATGGGCACCGAGTCGATGCTCTGGTCGCTCGCGCCGATCGCCGAGAACCTGCAGGAGATCGCCGACCGGCAGACCGCGATCACCCAGTTGGGCAGCACCCAGGTCTCGCAGTACCAGCGCGCGATGGCCGCCGAGTCCGAGTCGCACCGGCTCAAGGCGGACGCCACCAGCAAGCGCACGGTCGCCAACGAGGCAGCCGCCAAGGCGCAGGAGCTCAGCAAGCAGGTGCAGCAGAAGGCCGCTGACGCCTCGGCGGCGATGGCTGACCAGACGGCCGACCTCGACGTGGCCTCGGCGCTGTCGAAGCAGCTCCAGCAGGCGCGCAACCAGCAGGCATTCGCCCGCTGGCAGACGTACCTGACCGAGCTCGCCGCGACCAAGGTCACTCCCCCGGCAGCCGCCGTACTCAAGAACCCCAGCAAGCTGCCCTCCGGCCTGGCCCCGTTGACCCGGCGCGGCGCGGCTGTGCCCGGCGTCGCGGCCGTGACTGTCGCCGGTCGCACGGTGCGGGTCATGTCGACGGAAACGATCCGTGCGGTCAACCAGGCGTTCAGCCTGGTCGGCAAGCCGTACGGCGTGGCGGCGACCGGACCGGACAAGTACGGATGCCTCGGCGCGGCCCGCGTCGCGTGGCAGCCGTACACGACCCTTCCGAACCTGGTGGGCAAGGTGTACCCGGACTACCAGGCCGTGCCCACCGCGCAGGTCCAGCCCGGCGACCTGCTCGTCATGGGCAGCAAGTCCCTCGGCCTCGTCCACATCGGCATCGCGCTCGACAACGGCGAGATGATCGCCGCGGACGAGTCGAAGGGCTCGGTCGTCGTCACCACGGTCCCCGACAACCTGTTCGCCGTACTCCGCCCGACCCTCGGCCCACCGGCCAAGCCGCAGGTCGCACCGGTGGCGACGTCGGACGCCTACGCGTTCCGCTGCGGGAACACCGCCACGTCGTACGACGTCGGCTCGGGCTCCTGGTCGTGGCCGCTGCCCGACGGCGCCTACGAGATCGGTACGCCCTTCGGCCAGTCCGGATCGATGTGGGCGACCGGGATCCACACCGGCCAGGACTTCCCCGCCGCCATCGGTACGACGGTCCGCGCCGTCACCTCCGGCGTCGTCCGCGTCGAACGGCCCGCATGGGCGGGCAACCTGGTGCGGATCGACCATGGCAACGGTCTGGAAACGCTGTACGCCCACCTGAGCCGGGTCGACGTCACGGACGGCCAGCAGGTGAAGGCCGGTCAGCAGATCGGTGCCGTGGGCACCGAAGGCAACTCGACCGGTCCGCACCTGCACTTCGAGGTCCGGCTCGGCGGAGACCCGGTGAACCCGATGCCGTTCCTGGCGACCGGTTCCGCGAGCACGGGCTGGGGCGGTTTCAGCAACGGCCTGATCCCGGCGAGCAAGCTGTGCGCGATCGGTTCCGGCCACATGCTCCGGTGCGACGCCGCCGCGGCGTACCTGAAGCTCGCCGCGGCCTACCGCGGCCAGTTCGGGAAGTCGCTGTGCATCACCGACTCGTACCGCTCGTACGGTTCTCAGGTCAGCCTGTACCAGCGCAAGCCGTCGCTCGCCGCCCTGCCCGGTACCTCCAACCACGGCTGGGGCGTCGCGGTCGACCTCTGCGGCGGCATCGACAAGTTCAACACCACCCAATACCAGTGGATGAAGTCCCACGCCCCGTCGTACGGCTGGCTGCACCCCGCCTGGGCCGACCAGGGCGGCAACCGCGAAGAGCCCTGGCACTGGGAATTCGGCAACCCCGCCAGCGTCTGA